In the Candidatus Nitrospira nitrificans genome, one interval contains:
- the waaF gene encoding lipopolysaccharide heptosyltransferase II: MLSVNPLDSRFSSALNGARILLIKPSSLGDIVHAFPVVSAIKAQWPGSHLTWVVKRQWAELVERAEGIDRVRPVDMTVSSWIREGLALRAERFDLAIDLQGLFRSGILAWLSGAPSRIGFANGREGSPWFYTRLVPVPSLEVHAVDRYLSVVAALGAPPPDRPRFGFQLLEGDRAAVRDIGEQRGFSIDRPWIAMNIGARWPTKRWPLESFAAVVDQLHESGREPLVMIGGVDERAFTKKLKALTKAPFIDLCGEIPLGHLPALLSTATALITNDSGPMHIAAALGVPVIAIFGPTSAARTGPYGTGHHVLSGRVPCSPCFSRVCRHDPEMECLHLIKPAQVVDVMRSLLTARVPCR; the protein is encoded by the coding sequence GTGCTATCTGTCAACCCTCTCGATAGTCGTTTCTCATCGGCGTTGAACGGCGCCCGCATCCTTTTGATCAAGCCCAGTTCTCTCGGAGATATCGTGCATGCATTTCCCGTCGTCTCGGCGATCAAAGCACAATGGCCGGGCTCTCATCTCACATGGGTGGTGAAGCGCCAGTGGGCCGAGCTTGTCGAACGGGCCGAGGGGATCGACCGGGTCCGGCCGGTCGACATGACGGTGAGCAGTTGGATCAGGGAAGGCCTGGCGCTGCGCGCCGAGCGGTTTGACCTCGCCATCGATTTACAAGGACTGTTTCGTAGCGGCATCTTGGCATGGCTCAGCGGCGCCCCGTCGCGCATCGGGTTTGCGAACGGGAGGGAAGGCAGCCCTTGGTTCTATACGCGGCTTGTGCCGGTTCCTAGTCTTGAAGTCCACGCCGTCGACCGATATCTTTCGGTTGTCGCGGCGCTAGGAGCGCCTCCGCCGGACAGGCCGCGATTTGGGTTCCAGTTGCTGGAAGGGGATAGGGCGGCCGTTCGGGACATCGGCGAGCAAAGAGGCTTCTCGATAGACAGGCCATGGATTGCCATGAACATCGGGGCGCGGTGGCCGACAAAACGTTGGCCGCTCGAGTCCTTCGCCGCCGTTGTCGATCAGCTGCACGAGTCAGGTCGTGAGCCGCTCGTGATGATAGGCGGCGTCGACGAGCGGGCGTTTACGAAGAAGTTGAAAGCCTTGACGAAGGCTCCGTTCATCGACCTGTGCGGTGAGATCCCCTTGGGGCATTTGCCGGCACTGCTTTCGACCGCGACTGCCCTGATCACGAACGATTCCGGGCCCATGCATATCGCGGCGGCGCTTGGAGTTCCGGTGATTGCGATATTCGGACCGACCAGCGCGGCGCGGACCGGCCCGTATGGGACGGGCCATCATGTACTGTCTGGTCGGGTGCCCTGCAGCCCCTGCTTCAGCCGTGTGTGCCGGCACGATCCCGAAATGGAATGCCTTCATCTCATTAAGCCGGCCCAAGTGGTCGATGTGATGCGGTCTCTCTTGACCGCTCGCGTGCCATGTCGATGA
- a CDS encoding class I SAM-dependent methyltransferase has product MRTVICQACGLVWSDPRPHDARQFYEEEYRLSYKHSYSPKSKHVLRAGHVALSRFEKIEPLLSGVKAVLDVGTGGGEFAYLLQSLGHGVNGIEPNRGYAAYSIQEYGLRVQVGFVQDVAFPPDSFDVVTIWHVLEHTEDPGFILSLLRSWLKPDGTLVVEVPNVEATCQAPGSTFHEAHLYNFNVVSLRRLARKHGLYETKHLISRDGGNITMFLSRAEPLVQDRYDAAIPGNCEWISRIVRRHSNVRRHLTSVPYLRAWQRLCRSLQERRETADERSGKALLDRLYASRLRSNPMGRE; this is encoded by the coding sequence TTGCGGACCGTCATTTGTCAAGCCTGCGGGCTCGTATGGTCGGATCCACGCCCCCATGATGCCAGACAGTTTTACGAGGAGGAATATCGCCTCTCCTATAAACACAGCTACAGTCCGAAGTCCAAGCACGTCTTACGCGCCGGCCATGTGGCCTTATCGCGATTCGAAAAGATCGAGCCGTTGCTGTCGGGCGTGAAAGCCGTTCTCGATGTCGGCACCGGCGGAGGAGAGTTCGCCTACCTGCTTCAATCCTTGGGACATGGCGTAAACGGGATTGAACCGAATAGAGGGTATGCCGCCTATTCCATACAGGAATATGGGCTCAGGGTTCAGGTCGGGTTTGTGCAAGATGTGGCGTTTCCCCCTGACTCGTTCGATGTGGTGACGATCTGGCACGTACTCGAACACACGGAAGATCCGGGTTTCATTTTATCGCTGCTCCGATCCTGGCTGAAGCCGGACGGCACGCTTGTGGTGGAAGTTCCGAACGTGGAGGCGACCTGCCAGGCTCCCGGCAGCACGTTCCATGAAGCTCATCTCTATAACTTCAATGTGGTGTCGTTGCGCCGGTTGGCCAGAAAACACGGGCTGTATGAGACCAAGCATCTGATCTCCCGCGATGGCGGGAACATCACGATGTTTCTTTCTCGCGCGGAGCCGCTGGTCCAAGATCGGTACGACGCTGCGATCCCCGGTAACTGTGAATGGATCTCGAGGATCGTGCGCCGGCACAGCAATGTGCGACGCCACTTGACGTCGGTGCCCTACCTGCGGGCGTGGCAGCGCCTCTGTCGATCACTCCAAGAGAGACGTGAAACGGCGGACGAGCGTAGCGGGAAGGCACTGCTCGACAGGCTCTACGCGTCTCGGTTGCGCTCCAATCCTATGGGACGTGAATGA
- the waaF gene encoding lipopolysaccharide heptosyltransferase II yields MRRDLPQKILVRAPNWIGDAVMCEPAIRGLRSLFPEAEVTMLAKPAVAELFSAAPELNRVVVYEDRGAHAGLSGKWALAGTLRRHGFDSAVLFQNAFEAAFLAWLAGIPQRYGYATDGRVFFLTMPVAVPSRSRAVHQVEYYWNLLKPLGLLGEAPLPALRVTEDEGRQLDGRLAAAGVGLSDVVIGLNPGSTYGSAKRWLPERFAEVAQRLAERVGQDESAQVVVVILGARGEEVLGKDIAARINGRSVVLSGATTIRELMAVVKRCRILLTNDTGPMHIAAACGVPVVAVFGPTDSRTTAPYGQKQSIVREAVDCAPCLLRECPIDHRCMTRISVEKVYEACLSGLSRLSSPDRTDQIDRIDKPDQPDILSGYTVFLDRDGTLNPDPGYIKSPDQFELFPGVPEALASLKRAGARLIVVTNQSGIARGFLSREDLDAVHMKLKQLLDGAGAPLDAIYFCPHHPDDGCECRKPNRGMIDQAVQEWGVTLDRSYLIGDHARDIELAKRIGARSILVTTGVVSPRDADTLKVSGSAPDRIASSLAEAADWLLSDADRLSTQVRERRVASP; encoded by the coding sequence GTGCGTAGAGATCTGCCTCAGAAAATCCTCGTGCGGGCGCCGAATTGGATCGGGGATGCCGTGATGTGCGAACCGGCTATTCGCGGTCTGCGGTCTCTGTTTCCGGAAGCGGAGGTGACGATGCTTGCCAAACCGGCCGTCGCCGAACTGTTTAGTGCCGCCCCGGAGCTGAATCGAGTCGTGGTGTACGAGGACAGAGGGGCTCATGCGGGGCTTTCCGGAAAATGGGCGCTTGCTGGTACGTTGCGGCGGCATGGCTTCGATTCGGCGGTGCTCTTTCAGAACGCCTTCGAGGCGGCATTTCTCGCGTGGCTCGCGGGTATTCCGCAGCGATATGGCTATGCAACCGATGGACGAGTCTTTTTTCTGACCATGCCGGTCGCCGTGCCGAGTCGTAGTCGTGCTGTCCATCAAGTCGAGTACTATTGGAATCTGTTGAAGCCCTTAGGGCTGCTTGGTGAGGCTCCGTTGCCGGCGTTGCGCGTGACGGAAGATGAGGGGCGTCAGTTGGATGGCAGGCTCGCCGCCGCCGGTGTCGGCTTGTCGGATGTCGTGATCGGCCTCAATCCAGGGTCGACCTACGGAAGCGCGAAGCGTTGGTTGCCGGAGCGATTCGCCGAGGTCGCGCAGCGACTGGCGGAACGAGTGGGACAGGATGAGAGCGCGCAGGTGGTCGTGGTCATTCTGGGAGCACGGGGAGAGGAGGTTTTGGGAAAGGACATCGCCGCTCGAATCAACGGACGATCGGTGGTGCTGTCGGGTGCCACGACCATTCGTGAGTTGATGGCCGTGGTCAAGCGATGTCGCATACTCTTGACCAACGATACGGGGCCGATGCATATCGCCGCCGCCTGTGGTGTGCCCGTCGTGGCGGTGTTTGGTCCGACGGATTCACGTACCACCGCTCCCTATGGACAGAAACAGTCGATTGTGCGGGAAGCCGTGGACTGTGCGCCCTGTCTCCTCCGGGAATGCCCGATCGATCACCGTTGCATGACAAGGATTTCGGTGGAGAAAGTGTATGAAGCATGTCTGTCTGGTCTATCTCGTCTTTCTAGTCCAGACCGAACAGACCAGATAGACCGAATAGACAAACCGGACCAGCCAGACATTCTCTCCGGCTACACCGTCTTTCTCGACCGAGACGGAACTCTCAATCCGGATCCGGGCTATATCAAGTCCCCTGATCAGTTTGAATTGTTTCCCGGAGTGCCCGAGGCGCTCGCGAGCCTGAAGCGGGCCGGTGCCCGATTGATCGTCGTGACCAATCAATCGGGAATCGCGCGAGGGTTCTTGTCGCGCGAGGATCTTGATGCCGTGCACATGAAACTGAAGCAGCTCCTTGATGGCGCGGGCGCGCCGCTCGACGCGATCTATTTTTGCCCTCACCATCCTGACGATGGGTGCGAATGTCGAAAGCCGAACCGTGGGATGATCGACCAAGCGGTGCAAGAATGGGGGGTGACTCTTGATCGATCCTATCTGATCGGGGATCACGCCCGCGATATCGAGTTGGCGAAGCGGATTGGGGCGCGCAGTATCTTGGTGACGACGGGAGTCGTTTCCCCGCGGGACGCAGACACACTGAAGGTCTCAGGGTCGGCTCCGGATCGGATCGCATCCTCGCTGGCGGAAGCTGCGGACTGGCTGCTGTCCGATGCCGATAGGTTGTCCACGCAGGTCCGCGAGCGGCGGGTCGCATCTCCATGA